The Toxotes jaculatrix isolate fToxJac2 chromosome 14, fToxJac2.pri, whole genome shotgun sequence genomic interval ATGTCTGTAGATGCTTGAAAGGCTGAGAATGTTCTGTGTCAGGGTCGGGCTGTGACTCCAACTTAGTGTTATTAAAATCTTTGgatctgtttttattcattgtCCACTAACCAGCTGTGGATCTGGTTTTTCAGATCAGTCCTTTATGGAGCCGGCGCTGTTTGTCCTGAGTCCTCTGCAGGGCCCTCCAGGGTTGACAAACACTGTGGGTCCAGATGTCTGTCTGGCTACTGATTTCCGTCCACAGACTGGTAAAATGAATCTGAGGATGCAGAACAGATTAATGTCTCTGAGAACAAGCAGCGCTGTTTTGTCTCCGGAGCAGAAAACATACTTCTACGTTGGATTCAGCAGCCAGATCGACTCCTGTGAGCTGCATGGCATACAGGCTCAGAGACCCCCCGAACTCCACTGTGACAACACACCAAAGGATGATCAGGGTCCTCCAGCAGGTGATGATCAGAGTCCTCAACCAGGTGATGGTCAGAGTCCTCGACCAGGTGGTGGTCAGAGTCCTCGACCAGGTGGTGGTCAGAGTCCCCCACCAGGTGGTGGTCAGAGTCCTCGACCAGGTGGTGGTCAGAGTCCTCGACCAGGTGGTGGACAGAGTCCTCGACCAGGTGATGGTCAGAGTCCTCGACCAGGTGGTGGTCAAAGTCCCCCACCAGGTGGTGGTCAGAGTCCTCGACCAGGTGGTGGTCAGAGTCCTCGACCAGGTCGTGGTCAGAGTCCTCGACCAGGTGGTGGTCAGAGTCCTCGACCAGGTGAGGAACAGAGTCCTCGGTCAGGTGGTGGTCAGAGTCCTCGACCAGGTGGTGGTCAGAGTCCCCCACCAGGTGGTGGTCAGAGTCCTCCACCAGGTGGTGGTCAGAGTCCTCGACCAGGTGGTGATCAGAGTCCTCGACCAGGTCGTGGTCAGAGTCCTCGACCAGGTGGTGGTCAGAGTCCTCGACCAGGTGAGGAACAGAGTCCTCCACCAGGTGGTGGTCAGAGTCCTCGACCAGGTGGTGGTCAGAGTCCCCCACCAGGTGGTGGTCAGAGTCCTCGACCAGGTGAGGAACAGAGTCCTCGACCAGGTGATGGTCAGAGTCCTCGACCAGGTGGTGGTCAAAGTCCCCCACCAGGTGGTGGTCAGAGTCCCCGACCAGGTGGTGAACAGAGTCCCCGACCAGGTGATGGTCAGAGTCCTCGACCAGGTGATGGTCAGGGTCCCCGACCAGGTGGTGGTCAGAGTCCCCCACCAGGTGGTGGTCAGAGTCCTCCACCAGGTGATGGTCAGAGTCCTCGACCAGGTGGTGGACAGAGTCCTCGACCAGGTGAGGAACAGAGTCCTCGACCAGGTGATGGTCAGAGTCCTCGACCACGTGGTGGTCAAAGTCCCCCACCAGGTGGTGGTCAAAGTCCCCCACCAGGTGGTGGTCAGAGTCCCCGACCAGGTGGTGGTCAAAGTCCTCGACCAGGTGGTGGTCAGAGTCCTCGACCAGGTGAGGAACAGAGTCCTCGGTCAGGTGGTGGTCAGAGTCCCCCACCAGGTGGTGGTCAGAGTCCCCCACCAGGTGATGGTCAGAGTCCTCGACCAGGTGGTGGTCAGAGTCCTCGACCAGGTGGTGGACAGAGTCCTCGACCAGGTGAGGAACAGAGTCCCCGACCAGGTGGTGGTCAGAGTCCCCGACCAGGTGGTGGTCAGAGTCCCCGACCAGGTGGTGAACAGAGTCCCCGACCAGGTGATGGTCAGAGTCCTCGACCAGGTGATGGTCAGGGTCCTCGACCAGGTGGTGGTCAGAGTCCCCCACGAGGTGGTGGTCAGAGTCCTCCACCAGGTGATGGTCAGAGTCCTCGACCAGGTGGTGGACAGAGTCCTCGACCAGGTGAGGAACAGAGTCCTCGACCAGGTGATGGTCAGAGTCCTCGACCAGATGGTGGTCAAAGTCCCCCACCAGGTGGTGGTCAGAGTCCCCGACCAGGTGGTGAACAGAGTCCCCGACCAGGTGATGGTCAGAGTCCCCGACCAGGTGATGGTCAGGGTCCTCGACCAGGTGATGAACAGAGTCCTCGACCAGGTGATGGTCAGAGTCCTCCACCAGGTGATGGTCAGAGTCCTCCACCAGGTGATGGTCAGGGTCCTCGACCAGGT includes:
- the LOC121193424 gene encoding uncharacterized protein LOC121193424 isoform X29, with protein sequence MIRVLNQVMVRVLDQVVVRVLDQVVVRVPHQVVVRVLDQVVVRVLDQVVDRVLDQVMVRVLDQVVVKVPHQVVVRVLDQVVVRVLDQVVVRVLDQVVVRVLDQVRNRVLGQVVVRVLDQVVVRVPHQVVVRVLHQVVVRVLDQVVIRVLDQVVVRVLDQVVVRVLDQVRNRVLHQVVVRVLDQVVVRVPHQVVVRVLDQVRNRVLDQVMVRVLDQVVVKVPHQVVVRVPDQVVNRVPDQVMVRVLDQVMVRVPDQVVVRVPHQVVVRVLHQVMVRVLDQVVDRVLDQVRNRVLDQVMVRVLDHVVVKVPHQVVVKVPHQVVVRVPDQVVVKVLDQVVVRVLDQVRNRVLGQVVVRVPHQVVVRVPHQVMVRVLDQVVVRVLDQVVDRVLDQVRNRVPDQVVVRVPDQVVVRVPDQVVNRVPDQVMVRVLDQVMVRVLDQVVVRVPHEVVVRVLHQVMVRVLDQVVDRVLDQVRNRVLDQVMVRVLDQMVVKVPHQVVVRVPDQVVNRVPDQVMVRVPDQVMVRVLDQVMNRVLDQVMVRVLHQVMVRVLHQVMVRVLNQVMVRVLHQVMVRVLHQVMARVLNQAMNRVLHQVMVRVLHQVMARVLNQAMIRVLHQVMVRFLIKVIISQCVCMSRFETAQLLSQQ
- the LOC121193424 gene encoding uncharacterized protein LOC121193424 isoform X36, encoding MIRVLNQVMVRVLDQVVVRVLDQVVVRVPHQVVVRVLDQVVVRVLDQVVDRVLDQVMVRVLDQVVVKVPHQVVVRVLDQVVVRVLDQVVVRVLDQVVVRVLDQVRNRVLGQVVVRVLDQVVVRVPHQVVVRVLHQVVVRVLDQVVIRVLDQVVVRVLDQVVVRVLDQVRNRVLHQVVVRVLDQVVVRVPHQVVVRVLDQVRNRVLDQVMVRVLDQVVVKVPHQVVVRVPDQVVNRVPDQVMVRVLDQVMVRVPDQVVVRVPHQVVVRVLHQVMVRVLDQVVDRVLDQVRNRVLDQVMVRVLDHVVVKVPHQVVVKVPHQVVVRVPDQVVVKVLDQVVVRVLDQVRNRVLGQVVVRVPHQVVVRVPHQVMVRVLDQVVVRVLDQVVDRVLDQVRNRVPDQVVVRVPDQVVVRVPDQVVNRVPDQVMVRVLDQVMVRVLDQVVVRVPHEVVVRVLHQVMVRVLDQVVDRVLDQVRNRVLDQVMVRVLDQMVVKVPHQVVVRVPDQVVNRVPDQVMVRVPDQVMVRVLDQVMNRVLDQVMVRVLHQVMVRVLHQVMVRVLNQVMVRVLHQVMVRVLHQVMARVLNQAMNRVLHQVMVRVLHQVMVRFLIKVIISQCVCMSRFETAQLLSQQ
- the LOC121193424 gene encoding uncharacterized protein LOC121193424 isoform X27; protein product: MIRVLNQVMVRVLDQVVVRVLDQVVVRVPHQVVVRVLDQVVVRVLDQVVDRVLDQVMVRVLDQVVVKVPHQVVVRVLDQVVVRVLDQVVVRVLDQVVVRVLDQVRNRVLGQVVVRVLDQVVVRVPHQVVVRVLHQVVVRVLDQVVIRVLDQVVVRVLDQVVVRVLDQVRNRVLHQVVVRVLDQVVVRVPHQVVVRVLDQVRNRVLDQVMVRVLDQVVVKVPHQVVVRVPDQVVNRVPDQVMVRVLDQVMVRVPDQVVVRVPHQVVVRVLHQVMVRVLDQVVDRVLDQVRNRVLDQVMVRVLDHVVVKVPHQVVVKVPHQVVVRVPDQVVVKVLDQVVVRVLDQVRNRVLGQVVVRVPHQVVVRVPHQVMVRVLDQVVVRVLDQVVDRVLDQVRNRVPDQVVVRVPDQVVVRVPDQVVNRVPDQVMVRVLDQVMVRVLDQVVVRVPHEVVVRVLHQVMVRVLDQVVDRVLDQVRNRVLDQVMVRVLDQMVVKVPHQVVVRVPDQVVNRVPDQVMVRVPDQVMVRVLDQVMNRVLDQVMVRVLHQVMVRVLHQVMVRVLNQVMVRVLHQVMVRVLHQVMARVLNQAMNRVLHQVMVRVLHQVMVRVLNQVMVRVLHQVMVRVLHQVMVRFLIKVIISQCVCMSRFETAQLLSQQ
- the LOC121193424 gene encoding uncharacterized protein LOC121193424 isoform X41; the protein is MIRVLNQVMVRVLDQVVVRVLDQVVVRVPHQVVVRVLDQVVVRVLDQVVDRVLDQVMVRVLDQVVVKVPHQVVVRVLDQVVVRVLDQVVVRVLDQVVVRVLDQVRNRVLGQVVVRVLDQVVVRVPHQVVVRVLHQVVVRVLDQVVIRVLDQVVVRVLDQVVVRVLDQVRNRVLHQVVVRVLDQVVVRVPHQVVVRVLDQVRNRVLDQVMVRVLDQVVVKVPHQVVVRVPDQVVNRVPDQVMVRVLDQVMVRVPDQVVVRVPHQVVVRVLHQVMVRVLDQVVDRVLDQVRNRVLDQVMVRVLDHVVVKVPHQVVVKVPHQVVVRVPDQVVVKVLDQVVVRVLDQVRNRVLGQVVVRVPHQVVVRVPHQVMVRVLDQVVVRVLDQVVDRVLDQVRNRVPDQVVVRVPDQVVVRVPDQVVNRVPDQVMVRVLDQVMVRVLDQVVVRVPHEVVVRVLHQVMVRVLDQVVDRVLDQVRNRVLDQVMVRVLDQMVVKVPHQVVVRVPDQVVNRVPDQVMVRVPDQVMVRVLDQVMNRVLDQVMVRVLHQVMVRFLIKWTSVPTFVQRKPS
- the LOC121193424 gene encoding uncharacterized protein LOC121193424 isoform X39 yields the protein MIRVLNQVMVRVLDQVVVRVLDQVVVRVPHQVVVRVLDQVVVRVLDQVVDRVLDQVMVRVLDQVVVKVPHQVVVRVLDQVVVRVLDQVVVRVLDQVVVRVLDQVRNRVLGQVVVRVLDQVVVRVPHQVVVRVLHQVVVRVLDQVVIRVLDQVVVRVLDQVVVRVLDQVRNRVLHQVVVRVLDQVVVRVPHQVVVRVLDQVRNRVLDQVMVRVLDQVVVKVPHQVVVRVPDQVVNRVPDQVMVRVLDQVMVRVPDQVVVRVPHQVVVRVLHQVMVRVLDQVVDRVLDQVRNRVLDQVMVRVLDHVVVKVPHQVVVKVPHQVVVRVPDQVVVKVLDQVVVRVLDQVRNRVLGQVVVRVPHQVVVRVPHQVMVRVLDQVVVRVLDQVVDRVLDQVRNRVPDQVVVRVPDQVVVRVPDQVVNRVPDQVMVRVLDQVMVRVLDQVVVRVPHEVVVRVLHQVMVRVLDQVVDRVLDQVRNRVLDQVMVRVLDQMVVKVPHQVVVRVPDQVVNRVPDQVMVRVPDQVMVRVLDQVMNRVLDQVMVRVLHQVMVRFLIKVIISQCVCMSRFETAQLLSQQ
- the LOC121193424 gene encoding uncharacterized protein LOC121193424 isoform X40, translated to MIRVLNQVMVRVLDQVVVRVLDQVVVRVPHQVVVRVLDQVVVRVLDQVVDRVLDQVMVRVLDQVVVKVPHQVVVRVLDQVVVRVLDQVVVRVLDQVVVRVLDQVRNRVLGQVVVRVLDQVVVRVPHQVVVRVLHQVVVRVLDQVVIRVLDQVVVRVLDQVVVRVLDQVRNRVLHQVVVRVLDQVVVRVPHQVVVRVLDQVRNRVLDQVMVRVLDQVVVKVPHQVVVRVPDQVVNRVPDQVMVRVLDQVMVRVPDQVVVRVPHQVVVRVLHQVMVRVLDQVVDRVLDQVRNRVLDQVMVRVLDHVVVKVPHQVVVKVPHQVVVRVPDQVVVKVLDQVVVRVLDQVRNRVLGQVVVRVPHQVVVRVPHQVMVRVLDQVVVRVLDQVVDRVLDQVRNRVPDQVVVRVPDQVVVRVPDQVVNRVPDQVMVRVLDQVMVRVLDQVVVRVPHEVVVRVLHQVMVRVLDQVVDRVLDQVRNRVLDQVMVRVLDQMVVKVPHQVVVRVPDQVVNRVPDQVMVRVPDQVMVRVLDQVMNRVLDQVMVRVLHQVMNRVLHQVMVRVIHQVMVRVLH
- the LOC121193424 gene encoding uncharacterized protein LOC121193424 isoform X24, which translates into the protein MIRVLNQVMVRVLDQVVVRVLDQVVVRVPHQVVVRVLDQVVVRVLDQVVDRVLDQVMVRVLDQVVVKVPHQVVVRVLDQVVVRVLDQVVVRVLDQVVVRVLDQVRNRVLGQVVVRVLDQVVVRVPHQVVVRVLHQVVVRVLDQVVIRVLDQVVVRVLDQVVVRVLDQVRNRVLHQVVVRVLDQVVVRVPHQVVVRVLDQVRNRVLDQVMVRVLDQVVVKVPHQVVVRVPDQVVNRVPDQVMVRVLDQVMVRVPDQVVVRVPHQVVVRVLHQVMVRVLDQVVDRVLDQVRNRVLDQVMVRVLDHVVVKVPHQVVVKVPHQVVVRVPDQVVVKVLDQVVVRVLDQVRNRVLGQVVVRVPHQVVVRVPHQVMVRVLDQVVVRVLDQVVDRVLDQVRNRVPDQVVVRVPDQVVVRVPDQVVNRVPDQVMVRVLDQVMVRVLDQVVVRVPHEVVVRVLHQVMVRVLDQVVDRVLDQVRNRVLDQVMVRVLDQMVVKVPHQVVVRVPDQVVNRVPDQVMVRVPDQVMVRVLDQVMNRVLDQVMVRVLHQVMVRVLHQVMVRVLNQVMVRVLHQVMVRVLHQVMARVLNQAMNRVLHQVMVRVLHQVMVRVLNQVMVRVLHQVMVRVLHQVMARVLNQAMIRVLHQVMIRVLHQVMNRVLNQVMIKVLHQVMIRVLNQVMVRFLIKWTSVPTFVQRKPS
- the LOC121193424 gene encoding uncharacterized protein LOC121193424 isoform X25, with the protein product MIRVLNQVMVRVLDQVVVRVLDQVVVRVPHQVVVRVLDQVVVRVLDQVVDRVLDQVMVRVLDQVVVKVPHQVVVRVLDQVVVRVLDQVVVRVLDQVVVRVLDQVRNRVLGQVVVRVLDQVVVRVPHQVVVRVLHQVVVRVLDQVVIRVLDQVVVRVLDQVVVRVLDQVRNRVLHQVVVRVLDQVVVRVPHQVVVRVLDQVRNRVLDQVMVRVLDQVVVKVPHQVVVRVPDQVVNRVPDQVMVRVLDQVMVRVPDQVVVRVPHQVVVRVLHQVMVRVLDQVVDRVLDQVRNRVLDQVMVRVLDHVVVKVPHQVVVKVPHQVVVRVPDQVVVKVLDQVVVRVLDQVRNRVLGQVVVRVPHQVVVRVPHQVMVRVLDQVVVRVLDQVVDRVLDQVRNRVPDQVVVRVPDQVVVRVPDQVVNRVPDQVMVRVLDQVMVRVLDQVVVRVPHEVVVRVLHQVMVRVLDQVVDRVLDQVRNRVLDQVMVRVLDQMVVKVPHQVVVRVPDQVVNRVPDQVMVRVPDQVMVRVLDQVMNRVLDQVMVRVLHQVMVRVLHQVMVRVLNQVMVRVLHQVMVRVLHQVMARVLNQAMNRVLHQVMVRVLHQVMVRVLNQVMVRVLHQVMVRVLHQVMNRVLNQVMIKVLHQVMIRVLNQVMVRFLIKWTSVPTFVQRKPS
- the LOC121193424 gene encoding uncharacterized protein LOC121193424 isoform X26, translating into MIRVLNQVMVRVLDQVVVRVLDQVVVRVPHQVVVRVLDQVVVRVLDQVVDRVLDQVMVRVLDQVVVKVPHQVVVRVLDQVVVRVLDQVVVRVLDQVVVRVLDQVRNRVLGQVVVRVLDQVVVRVPHQVVVRVLHQVVVRVLDQVVIRVLDQVVVRVLDQVVVRVLDQVRNRVLHQVVVRVLDQVVVRVPHQVVVRVLDQVRNRVLDQVMVRVLDQVVVKVPHQVVVRVPDQVVNRVPDQVMVRVLDQVMVRVPDQVVVRVPHQVVVRVLHQVMVRVLDQVVDRVLDQVRNRVLDQVMVRVLDHVVVKVPHQVVVKVPHQVVVRVPDQVVVKVLDQVVVRVLDQVRNRVLGQVVVRVPHQVVVRVPHQVMVRVLDQVVVRVLDQVVDRVLDQVRNRVPDQVVVRVPDQVVVRVPDQVVNRVPDQVMVRVLDQVMVRVLDQVVVRVPHEVVVRVLHQVMVRVLDQVVDRVLDQVRNRVLDQVMVRVLDQMVVKVPHQVVVRVPDQVVNRVPDQVMVRVPDQVMVRVLDQVMNRVLDQVMVRVLHQVMVRVLHQVMVRVLNQVMVRVLHQVMVRVLHQVMARVLNQAMNRVLHQVMVRVLHQVMVRVLNQVMVRVLHQVMVRVLHQVMARVLNQAMIRVLHQVMVRFLIKWTSVPTFVQRKPS
- the LOC121193424 gene encoding uncharacterized protein LOC121193424 isoform X28, encoding MIRVLNQVMVRVLDQVVVRVLDQVVVRVPHQVVVRVLDQVVVRVLDQVVDRVLDQVMVRVLDQVVVKVPHQVVVRVLDQVVVRVLDQVVVRVLDQVVVRVLDQVRNRVLGQVVVRVLDQVVVRVPHQVVVRVLHQVVVRVLDQVVIRVLDQVVVRVLDQVVVRVLDQVRNRVLHQVVVRVLDQVVVRVPHQVVVRVLDQVRNRVLDQVMVRVLDQVVVKVPHQVVVRVPDQVVNRVPDQVMVRVLDQVMVRVPDQVVVRVPHQVVVRVLHQVMVRVLDQVVDRVLDQVRNRVLDQVMVRVLDHVVVKVPHQVVVKVPHQVVVRVPDQVVVKVLDQVVVRVLDQVRNRVLGQVVVRVPHQVVVRVPHQVMVRVLDQVVVRVLDQVVDRVLDQVRNRVPDQVVVRVPDQVVVRVPDQVVNRVPDQVMVRVLDQVMVRVLDQVVVRVPHEVVVRVLHQVMVRVLDQVVDRVLDQVRNRVLDQVMVRVLDQMVVKVPHQVVVRVPDQVVNRVPDQVMVRVPDQVMVRVLDQVMNRVLDQVMVRVLHQVMVRVLHQVMVRVLNQVMVRVLHQVMVRVLHQVMARVLNQAMNRVLHQVMVRVLHQVMVRVLNQVMVRVLHQVMVRVLHQVMVRFLIKWTSVPTFVQRKPS
- the LOC121193424 gene encoding uncharacterized protein LOC121193424 isoform X33, with amino-acid sequence MIRVLNQVMVRVLDQVVVRVLDQVVVRVPHQVVVRVLDQVVVRVLDQVVDRVLDQVMVRVLDQVVVKVPHQVVVRVLDQVVVRVLDQVVVRVLDQVVVRVLDQVRNRVLGQVVVRVLDQVVVRVPHQVVVRVLHQVVVRVLDQVVIRVLDQVVVRVLDQVVVRVLDQVRNRVLHQVVVRVLDQVVVRVPHQVVVRVLDQVRNRVLDQVMVRVLDQVVVKVPHQVVVRVPDQVVNRVPDQVMVRVLDQVMVRVPDQVVVRVPHQVVVRVLHQVMVRVLDQVVDRVLDQVRNRVLDQVMVRVLDHVVVKVPHQVVVKVPHQVVVRVPDQVVVKVLDQVVVRVLDQVRNRVLGQVVVRVPHQVVVRVPHQVMVRVLDQVVVRVLDQVVDRVLDQVRNRVPDQVVVRVPDQVVVRVPDQVVNRVPDQVMVRVLDQVMVRVLDQVVVRVPHEVVVRVLHQVMVRVLDQVVDRVLDQVRNRVLDQVMVRVLDQMVVKVPHQVVVRVPDQVVNRVPDQVMVRVPDQVMVRVLDQVMNRVLDQVMVRVLHQVMVRVLHQVMVRVLNQVMVRVLHQVMVRVLHQVMARVLNQAMNRVLHQVMVRVLHQVMVRVLNQVMVRVLHQVMVRVLHQWTSVPTFVQRKPS